The Rhodothermaceae bacterium genome includes a region encoding these proteins:
- the mfd gene encoding transcription-repair coupling factor yields the protein MCLLRDAPGSLPAFLLQHAWKSGRSLACILPESEDARLLHGDLTELGLPSLLFPPFGSTPYDDEQVEDSAPMVRRHDVLQQLDMHEQTVVVAGLQAVLERMPAPEKTLAESVTVRVQDHTPPDQLVDLLAEKGFIPVSFVQEAGEFAWRGGIVDVFPFSGGLPLRLEFFGNELESIREFDAVSQRSVSRLSSARLVPQPIHASRGTPWVSLLDSITDDTLLVLFEEPRLKEIADAVWQDIRKRYKSKAQSGAECPVPESRYLTPDVFTCGYASKPQIHVHASDSSPETVIQVGARPQPSFGGHMDLVRLDLTEPSRKHTHIICDSSAQQKRLESLLDELQDSDKLTFLVASLHSGFTLPDIGLAVYTDHEIFGRYFRPRTRKASRTGGLRLQELQNLKPGDFVVHKEFGIGKFAGLKVITVKGRSQEAVRLIYARDDVVFVNVNALYKLSKYAGKDGQVPSLTRLGSGQWERTKSRAKKRIKDIARRLINLYAQRKSSEGYTFSPDSIWQKELEASFPWQDTPDQYEASEAVKRDMESATPMDRLVCGDVGFGKTEVAVRAAFKAVQDGKQVALLVPTTVLARQHYLTFRKRLEQFPVRVDVLSRRVKGVAARKLLADVSQGKVDVLVGTHRLVSKDVSFSDLGLLIIDEEQRFGVRIKEKLRELRVNVDTLTLTATPIPRTLQFSLIGARDLSIINTAPPNRQPIHTQIHSSDWALISDAILYEVNRGGQVFFIHNRVASIGDKLIKLQDLVPGVRFRIGHGQMPGAELEQVMTDFVDHKFDVLLCTSIVENGLDIANANTIIVDRAHLFGLAEIHQLRGRVGRSDRKAFCYLLVPSIHALSRDARQRLQAVEQFSDLGSGFHLAMRDLDIRGAGNILGGEQSGFIADLGLSTYYQMLDEAVRELRNEDFPELFKDVDLPLPEDTLVDLEVNASLPKPYVSNDLERLALYRRIGEATEQSALDELEAELRDRFGPLPIPASQLFLGAGMRLIGQTLRLPRISYRNQRLFLRLPDSHEDQQFYLEQFDSFLGALDALPNQYVLKESKAGKMRAIVQDVPSVEAAYEILCQIAAEQTSPEPETGKNPTPVSV from the coding sequence GTGTGCCTTTTACGAGATGCCCCTGGATCATTACCTGCATTTTTGCTCCAGCACGCCTGGAAATCTGGACGCTCCCTGGCTTGCATTCTGCCAGAATCAGAAGATGCACGCCTGCTGCACGGTGATTTGACGGAACTAGGCCTACCAAGCCTCTTGTTTCCCCCGTTCGGATCCACACCGTACGATGACGAGCAGGTTGAAGATTCGGCTCCCATGGTCCGGCGGCATGATGTGCTGCAACAGCTTGATATGCACGAGCAGACTGTGGTGGTTGCCGGCCTACAGGCGGTCCTGGAGCGGATGCCTGCACCGGAAAAAACGCTGGCGGAGTCCGTTACCGTGCGTGTACAGGACCATACTCCACCAGATCAACTCGTTGACCTGCTTGCTGAAAAAGGGTTTATCCCCGTCTCCTTCGTGCAGGAAGCCGGTGAATTCGCATGGCGGGGCGGGATTGTCGACGTATTCCCGTTTTCCGGAGGACTGCCTCTGCGCCTCGAGTTCTTCGGCAATGAGCTTGAGTCGATCCGGGAATTTGATGCCGTCAGTCAACGGTCTGTCAGCCGCCTGAGTAGCGCCCGGCTGGTCCCCCAACCGATCCACGCCTCCAGGGGGACTCCCTGGGTTTCTCTGCTGGATTCAATCACCGATGATACCCTCCTGGTTCTTTTTGAAGAACCCCGACTGAAGGAAATCGCCGATGCCGTGTGGCAGGATATTCGCAAGCGATACAAATCAAAAGCCCAATCCGGGGCGGAATGTCCGGTTCCAGAATCACGATATCTAACACCGGATGTATTCACTTGCGGCTATGCATCAAAGCCCCAGATTCATGTTCATGCATCGGATTCAAGTCCTGAAACCGTGATCCAGGTCGGTGCTCGTCCGCAGCCCTCCTTTGGCGGCCATATGGATCTCGTTCGCTTGGACTTGACAGAGCCTAGCCGGAAGCACACCCACATCATCTGTGATAGCTCCGCCCAGCAAAAGCGTTTAGAATCGTTGCTGGACGAGCTGCAGGACTCTGACAAGTTGACCTTTCTGGTCGCATCACTTCACAGCGGATTTACGCTGCCAGACATTGGCCTGGCAGTCTACACCGATCACGAAATATTCGGCCGGTATTTCCGTCCACGCACTCGAAAAGCCTCCCGTACGGGCGGGCTTCGCCTCCAGGAACTGCAAAATCTTAAACCCGGGGACTTTGTTGTGCACAAGGAATTTGGAATCGGTAAGTTCGCGGGGCTTAAAGTGATCACGGTCAAAGGGCGCAGCCAGGAGGCCGTGCGGCTCATTTACGCGCGTGACGATGTCGTATTCGTGAATGTGAACGCTCTGTACAAGCTCAGCAAATATGCGGGAAAAGACGGCCAAGTCCCTTCACTGACCCGATTAGGATCAGGACAATGGGAACGCACCAAAAGCAGGGCAAAAAAGCGGATTAAGGATATTGCACGGAGATTGATCAACCTCTATGCCCAGCGCAAATCTTCCGAGGGGTATACTTTTTCGCCGGATTCGATTTGGCAAAAAGAGCTGGAAGCTTCTTTTCCGTGGCAGGATACACCCGATCAGTATGAAGCATCGGAGGCGGTCAAACGTGACATGGAATCTGCGACCCCGATGGATCGCCTGGTTTGTGGGGATGTTGGCTTTGGAAAGACGGAGGTAGCGGTTCGGGCTGCGTTTAAAGCCGTTCAGGATGGGAAACAGGTTGCATTGCTTGTCCCCACGACAGTTCTGGCTCGGCAGCACTACCTCACGTTTCGTAAACGCCTGGAGCAGTTTCCCGTACGGGTCGACGTGCTCTCACGCCGTGTCAAGGGTGTAGCCGCCCGAAAACTGCTTGCTGATGTGAGCCAGGGAAAAGTAGATGTTCTTGTTGGCACCCATCGACTGGTTTCCAAGGATGTCTCCTTTTCAGATCTGGGGCTTCTGATCATAGACGAGGAGCAGCGGTTCGGGGTTCGAATCAAGGAAAAGCTGCGCGAACTGCGCGTCAATGTGGATACGCTGACCTTGACCGCGACTCCAATCCCCCGTACGCTGCAATTTTCTCTCATCGGTGCGCGTGACCTTTCTATCATCAATACTGCACCACCAAACCGGCAACCCATCCACACGCAAATTCATTCCTCCGACTGGGCACTGATCAGTGATGCGATTCTTTATGAAGTTAACCGCGGAGGGCAGGTCTTCTTTATTCACAACCGTGTGGCTTCCATTGGAGACAAGCTGATCAAGCTGCAGGACCTTGTCCCTGGTGTCCGCTTTCGCATTGGTCACGGTCAAATGCCCGGCGCAGAGCTTGAGCAGGTTATGACCGACTTTGTTGATCACAAGTTTGATGTCCTGTTATGCACTTCCATCGTGGAGAATGGGCTTGATATCGCAAATGCCAACACCATTATTGTTGATCGGGCACACTTATTTGGCCTGGCAGAGATTCATCAGTTGCGTGGGCGGGTCGGTCGAAGTGATCGCAAAGCATTTTGTTATCTGCTGGTCCCTTCCATTCATGCTCTGAGCCGGGATGCTCGGCAGCGCCTGCAGGCCGTTGAGCAATTCAGTGACCTTGGGAGTGGATTCCATCTTGCCATGAGGGATCTGGATATCCGGGGCGCGGGAAACATTCTCGGTGGGGAGCAAAGCGGTTTTATTGCAGACCTTGGGCTCAGTACGTATTACCAGATGCTGGATGAGGCTGTTAGAGAGCTGCGCAATGAGGATTTTCCCGAACTCTTCAAGGATGTTGACCTCCCGCTGCCGGAAGATACCCTTGTCGATCTTGAGGTGAATGCCTCCCTTCCCAAACCCTATGTGTCCAATGACCTCGAACGCCTGGCCCTCTATCGCAGGATTGGAGAAGCTACAGAGCAATCTGCACTTGACGAATTAGAAGCGGAGCTCCGTGACCGGTTTGGCCCACTTCCAATCCCGGCTTCTCAACTGTTTCTGGGAGCCGGTATGCGACTGATTGGGCAAACCCTGCGTCTTCCCCGGATCTCATACCGAAACCAGCGGCTATTTTTGCGCTTGCCGGACAGCCACGAGGATCAACAATTCTACCTAGAACAGTTTGATTCATTTTTAGGAGCGCTCGACGCGCTCCCGAATCAGTACGTTCTCAAAGAATCAAAGGCGGGTAAGATGCGCGCTATTGTGCAGGATGTTCCGTCGGTGGAGGCGGCTTATGAGATTCTTTGCCAGATAGCAGCGGAGCAGACCTCACCTGAACCAGAAACCGGGAAGAACCCGACACCGGTATCTGTTTGA